A single window of Flavobacterium sp. 140616W15 DNA harbors:
- a CDS encoding polysaccharide biosynthesis tyrosine autokinase, whose translation MLDIKDFSIFDNQSDFDFKGFLLKIGGYWKWFLLSLIISFAIAYQVNIRKEKIYGMETLISIKEENNPFFTSNTSLVFNWGGTSDQISNTITVLQSRSHNERVVDKLQYYIDYLEQGKYNMVDSYGAVPFFVAIDKSKGQLAAALISIKFLNANEYEIRIPFENNSVSLITYANNSYSSTAVEIGDFVKKYKVGEQVSLPFLNWKLQINDNPGFYKGKEYFVRFNDFDGTVAQYRGISVRSDEGGSSIITLGMQGTNKARMVEYLNSTVKMLIKIQLDSKNQFATNTINFIDSTLVAMEAQLKQTGDELKTFRKGKNVYNIEEGGSKFSDKIMDFDVEKDKVTRKIAYYNSLKTYLKNSVDYSRLPAPSVAGIEDPNIVINVSKLISLSAQRSEMAYAVKSDKIFKDFDNQMMAIKNVLLENIASAKFSLQYDLEMVNSKIGQTESTIKKLPEEQQELLKIKRKYDLSDNVYSTFLQKRSEADIVKAANLSDIHFIDPAKDIGGGLIGPKTSVNYVLALFLGVLIPLLLICVIFFINNSIQNIEDVSRQTQIPLIGVVGVNNEATNLAVFGKPKSALSESFRSIRSSLQFLYKKQQVDGAKTLMITSSISGEGKTFCSINIATVFALSEKRTVIVGLDLRKPRLAEEFELTNEMGVVNYLIKEKNLEEITNKTKIPYLDVIFSGPVPPNPSELILGETMKEFMNELKTKYDYIILDTPPVGLVSDSLELVQYSDVTLYIVRQNYTKKDMITLLNNRVKRGELTNASIVLNGFENKAKYGATYGYGYGYGSYSNGYHEESKKVSLLKAIFNKFSKK comes from the coding sequence ATGTTAGACATAAAAGATTTTTCGATTTTTGACAATCAATCAGATTTTGATTTTAAAGGTTTTTTGTTGAAAATTGGGGGATACTGGAAATGGTTTTTATTGAGTTTAATAATTTCCTTTGCAATTGCTTATCAGGTAAATATTCGTAAAGAAAAAATATATGGAATGGAAACTTTGATTTCCATAAAAGAAGAAAATAATCCATTCTTTACTTCAAATACAAGTTTAGTATTTAATTGGGGAGGAACTTCCGATCAAATAAGTAATACAATCACAGTGTTACAATCGAGATCTCACAATGAGCGAGTTGTTGATAAGTTGCAATATTATATCGATTATCTAGAACAAGGCAAGTATAATATGGTAGACTCTTATGGAGCTGTCCCTTTTTTTGTTGCTATAGATAAATCGAAAGGACAATTAGCAGCGGCATTAATTAGTATTAAGTTTTTAAATGCTAATGAATATGAAATTAGAATTCCTTTTGAGAATAATTCAGTTTCATTAATCACTTATGCTAATAATTCATATAGTAGCACGGCTGTAGAGATAGGAGATTTTGTAAAGAAGTATAAAGTTGGAGAACAAGTTTCGTTGCCCTTCTTAAACTGGAAATTGCAAATAAATGATAATCCTGGTTTTTATAAAGGCAAAGAATATTTTGTGCGATTTAATGATTTTGATGGAACGGTTGCGCAATACCGTGGTATAAGTGTAAGATCTGACGAAGGAGGAAGTTCGATAATTACATTAGGAATGCAAGGAACCAATAAAGCACGAATGGTTGAATATTTAAATTCGACAGTAAAAATGCTAATAAAAATTCAACTTGATAGTAAAAATCAATTTGCGACAAATACAATTAATTTCATAGATAGTACACTTGTGGCAATGGAGGCGCAGTTAAAGCAGACTGGAGATGAATTAAAGACATTTCGAAAAGGCAAAAATGTTTATAATATAGAAGAAGGAGGGAGTAAGTTTTCAGATAAAATCATGGACTTTGATGTCGAAAAAGATAAGGTTACTCGTAAAATAGCATATTATAATTCGTTAAAAACATATTTAAAAAACAGTGTTGATTATTCTAGGTTGCCCGCTCCATCAGTTGCAGGAATAGAAGATCCAAACATTGTTATAAATGTTTCTAAGTTAATATCGCTTTCTGCACAAAGATCAGAAATGGCCTATGCAGTAAAAAGTGATAAGATTTTTAAAGATTTTGATAATCAAATGATGGCTATCAAGAATGTATTGTTAGAAAATATTGCTTCGGCAAAGTTTTCTTTACAATATGATTTGGAAATGGTTAATAGTAAAATTGGACAGACAGAAAGTACAATAAAAAAATTGCCAGAAGAGCAACAAGAATTATTGAAAATTAAGAGAAAGTACGATTTAAGCGATAATGTTTACAGTACATTTCTTCAAAAAAGAAGTGAGGCAGATATAGTAAAAGCGGCTAATTTATCGGATATTCATTTTATAGATCCAGCCAAAGATATTGGTGGTGGATTGATAGGGCCTAAGACATCAGTTAATTATGTTTTGGCATTGTTCTTGGGGGTGCTAATTCCGTTATTATTAATATGTGTTATTTTTTTTATTAATAACTCGATCCAGAATATAGAAGATGTTAGTAGGCAAACACAGATTCCATTAATTGGAGTGGTGGGAGTAAATAATGAGGCCACGAATTTAGCGGTGTTTGGTAAGCCTAAATCTGCTTTGTCTGAGTCGTTTAGGTCAATTCGTTCTTCTTTACAGTTTTTATATAAAAAGCAACAAGTTGATGGAGCAAAGACATTAATGATAACTTCATCGATAAGTGGTGAAGGGAAAACGTTTTGTTCTATTAATATAGCTACTGTATTTGCATTAAGTGAAAAAAGAACCGTTATCGTAGGTCTTGATTTAAGAAAGCCAAGGTTGGCAGAAGAATTTGAATTGACTAATGAAATGGGCGTGGTTAATTATTTGATTAAGGAGAAAAACTTAGAAGAAATTACAAATAAAACTAAGATTCCTTATTTGGATGTCATCTTTTCAGGACCAGTTCCTCCAAATCCTTCTGAATTGATTTTAGGAGAAACGATGAAAGAATTCATGAATGAGTTGAAGACAAAATACGATTACATAATTTTAGATACGCCTCCAGTTGGACTTGTTTCAGATTCTTTAGAATTGGTACAATATAGTGATGTAACTTTGTATATTGTGAGACAAAATTATACCAAAAAAGATATGATAACGTTGTTGAATAATAGGGTTAAAAGAGGAGAACTCACAAATGCAAGTATTGTTTTGAATGGATTTGAGAATAAAGCCAAATACGGAGCAACTTATGGATATGGATACGGCTATGGAAGTTATTCTAATGGATACCACGAGGAATCAAAAAAAGTAAGTTTATTAAAAGCGATTTTTAATAAATTCAGTAAAAAATAA
- a CDS encoding polysaccharide biosynthesis/export family protein, with protein sequence MNKNSLYLLLLISTLFASCIPLNDLVYLQDKGTTSTESNIVAAVESKPYRLQTNDILSINIKAIDPKLVAIFNTTDKTVGQNLSNSEAGLYFDGFTVDDHGNIRMPVLGEINVMGYTLEEVRVKIEKQLLDEHFKPEANIFVTVKLGGFRYTINGEVGSPGTKTLFQQQVNVMEAIANSGDITITGNRKAVTIIRQSPTGVEMHDIDLTDLNAIKSPYYFLQPNDYIYVKPLKQKTWGTGRTGIESIGTIITIISLATTTFLLLKL encoded by the coding sequence ATGAATAAAAACTCTCTTTATCTGTTGTTGCTTATTAGCACTCTTTTTGCATCATGCATTCCGCTAAATGATTTAGTTTATTTACAAGATAAAGGAACAACAAGTACTGAAAGTAATATTGTTGCTGCTGTAGAATCAAAACCCTATCGATTACAGACTAATGATATCTTAAGTATTAATATAAAAGCAATTGATCCAAAGTTGGTAGCTATTTTTAATACTACAGATAAAACCGTAGGACAAAATTTATCTAACTCAGAAGCAGGATTATATTTTGATGGCTTTACAGTTGATGATCATGGAAATATAAGAATGCCAGTTCTGGGGGAAATAAATGTTATGGGATACACACTTGAAGAAGTACGTGTTAAAATAGAAAAACAATTATTAGACGAACATTTCAAGCCAGAAGCAAATATATTTGTAACAGTAAAGCTTGGAGGTTTTAGATATACAATAAATGGAGAAGTAGGATCTCCAGGTACCAAAACACTTTTTCAGCAACAGGTAAATGTAATGGAGGCCATTGCTAATTCTGGTGATATTACAATTACAGGTAATAGAAAAGCCGTTACTATTATTCGTCAATCACCAACAGGAGTCGAAATGCATGATATAGATCTTACGGATCTTAATGCAATAAAATCTCCATATTATTTTTTACAACCAAATGATTATATATATGTAAAACCACTTAAGCAAAAAACTTGGGGGACGGGTAGAACAGGAATAGAATCTATTGGAACAATAATCACTATAATTTCTTTGGCAACAACTACATTTTTACTTTTAAAACTTTAA
- a CDS encoding CoA-binding protein yields MKNKKTVVLGATTKPDRYAFLAINKLVEKGHTVLAIGQNAGEVAGVKIHTKAIPLKNIDTITLYLNPSRQRDYYNYIVEAKPKRVIFNPGTENPELYQLLELNNIKAQVACTLVLLTTNQY; encoded by the coding sequence ATGAAAAATAAAAAAACAGTAGTGCTTGGAGCAACTACCAAGCCAGATAGATATGCTTTTTTAGCTATAAATAAATTAGTAGAAAAAGGACATACCGTTTTGGCAATTGGACAAAATGCTGGAGAAGTTGCTGGAGTAAAAATTCATACAAAGGCAATTCCGCTTAAAAATATCGATACAATTACTTTATATTTGAATCCATCGCGTCAGCGAGATTATTATAATTATATTGTAGAAGCTAAGCCTAAGAGAGTGATTTTTAATCCAGGAACTGAAAATCCAGAGTTGTATCAGTTGTTAGAACTTAATAACATTAAGGCTCAAGTTGCCTGTACATTAGTTTTGCTTACAACAAATCAGTATTAG
- a CDS encoding MarC family NAAT transporter — MDLFIYLFAALFSVLNPIGTVPIFVGLTQHDSKKERSRISLWTAINVFLILIVSFFVGQYMLTFFGISIDALRIAGGIIIVNSGFSLLSGKFNKKRGINKKIETDAQQRNDIALTPLAIPMLAGPGSISLLIAFYQEHHQTSEVIIGSFAILAIAVVIFIILRSAHYLAKILGASGIVAISRIVGFIVIAIGIQYIVSAIINIIKVNLM, encoded by the coding sequence ATGGATCTATTTATTTACTTATTTGCTGCTCTTTTCTCGGTATTAAACCCAATTGGAACAGTTCCAATCTTTGTAGGATTAACACAACACGACTCCAAGAAAGAGCGTTCCAGAATTTCTTTATGGACTGCAATAAATGTTTTCCTAATCTTAATCGTTTCATTTTTTGTGGGACAATATATGCTAACTTTCTTCGGAATTAGTATCGATGCTCTCCGTATTGCTGGAGGAATTATAATTGTAAATTCAGGATTCTCTCTACTTTCAGGAAAATTCAACAAGAAAAGAGGGATAAACAAAAAGATAGAAACAGATGCACAACAAAGAAATGATATTGCTCTTACCCCACTTGCAATCCCGATGCTTGCAGGCCCTGGATCAATATCTTTATTAATTGCTTTTTATCAAGAACACCACCAAACTAGCGAAGTTATAATAGGTTCATTTGCTATTTTAGCAATTGCTGTTGTAATTTTTATTATTCTTAGAAGCGCACATTATCTTGCTAAGATACTTGGAGCATCAGGAATTGTTGCAATATCTAGAATAGTTGGCTTTATTGTAATTGCAATTGGAATACAATATATAGTGAGTGCAATTATCAATATAATTAAAGTGAATTTAATGTAA
- a CDS encoding UpxY family transcription antiterminator has product MNWYVVYTKPRWEKKVADQLNKIGVKCYCPLIIQIRQWSDRKKKVEVPLFNSYVFVQLEDLDRNLVFQIPGVIRYLFWLGKPAIVRDEEIRIIKSSIESPAISEVSVAPFKIGDKIKLDSGAFSSQDAIVREISNTHYTLVLESLGCVLKIKYK; this is encoded by the coding sequence ATGAATTGGTATGTAGTTTATACTAAACCCAGATGGGAAAAAAAAGTTGCGGATCAATTAAATAAGATAGGGGTAAAGTGTTATTGCCCATTGATTATTCAAATAAGACAATGGTCGGATAGAAAAAAAAAGGTAGAAGTGCCTTTGTTTAATTCTTATGTTTTTGTTCAATTAGAAGACTTGGATAGAAATTTAGTGTTTCAAATTCCTGGAGTTATTCGTTATTTATTTTGGTTGGGTAAACCGGCAATTGTTCGTGATGAAGAAATTAGGATTATTAAAAGTAGCATAGAATCTCCTGCGATTAGCGAAGTTTCAGTAGCTCCATTTAAGATAGGAGATAAAATAAAGTTAGATTCAGGTGCTTTTAGTAGTCAGGATGCAATAGTTCGAGAAATATCTAATACTCATTATACATTAGTTTTGGAGTCATTAGGTTGCGTGTTAAAAATAAAATACAAATAA
- a CDS encoding dimethylarginine dimethylaminohydrolase family protein → MLQLNVKNETSRLRAVVLGSAVHNGPTPTIEEAYDPKSLEHIKAGTYPVESDMVAEMEAFNAVLQKYNVTVFRPEMIENYNQIFARDIGFVIDDVFVKSNILPDRERELDAIQYIIDQMDPNKVVRPPVEVHIEGGDVMLWNDYIFIGTYKGSDYKDYITARTNMEGVEFIRNLFPNKIVKEFDLVKSKIEARDNALHLDCCFQPVGKDKGIIYRRGFREEADYMYLVSLFGKENLFHIEREEMYYMNSNVFSIDTNVVVSEKNFTRLNNWLRGNGFVVEEIPYAEIAKQEGLLRCSTLPLIRD, encoded by the coding sequence ATGTTACAATTAAATGTAAAGAACGAAACATCAAGATTACGGGCTGTAGTTTTGGGATCTGCAGTTCATAACGGACCTACGCCAACTATAGAGGAAGCGTATGATCCGAAATCATTGGAGCATATTAAGGCAGGAACTTATCCAGTAGAGTCTGATATGGTTGCCGAAATGGAAGCTTTTAATGCAGTACTTCAAAAATACAATGTGACAGTTTTTCGTCCTGAAATGATTGAAAATTACAATCAGATTTTCGCTAGAGATATTGGTTTCGTAATAGATGACGTTTTTGTGAAATCGAATATTTTACCTGATAGAGAACGTGAGTTGGATGCAATCCAATACATAATAGATCAAATGGATCCTAACAAAGTTGTTCGTCCACCTGTAGAAGTGCATATTGAAGGAGGAGATGTTATGCTTTGGAATGATTATATTTTTATAGGGACTTATAAAGGAAGTGACTATAAAGATTATATTACCGCAAGAACAAATATGGAGGGAGTTGAATTCATTAGAAATTTGTTTCCAAATAAAATAGTTAAAGAGTTTGATTTAGTTAAATCTAAAATTGAAGCTCGCGATAATGCTTTGCATCTTGATTGTTGCTTTCAACCAGTAGGGAAAGATAAAGGAATTATTTATAGAAGAGGATTTCGTGAAGAAGCTGATTATATGTATCTAGTGAGTCTTTTTGGTAAAGAGAATTTATTTCATATCGAGAGAGAAGAAATGTATTATATGAATTCTAATGTTTTTTCAATAGATACAAATGTTGTTGTGTCAGAGAAGAATTTTACGAGACTAAATAATTGGTTAAGAGGTAATGGTTTTGTTGTAGAAGAAATTCCTTATGCTGAAATAGCTAAACAAGAAGGGTTGTTAAGATGTTCGACATTGCCGTTAATTAGAGACTAA
- the ctlX gene encoding citrulline utilization hydrolase CtlX, protein MKQTTNAIVMIRPVAFRMNEQTAVNNYYQKVLDGLLPATVNAKAQQEFDAFVEKLRAVGVDVTVVEDTLNPDTPDSIFPNNWVSFHENGDVALYPMFAENRRQERREDILDILEEKGFEINNIVDYTSAEEDGFFLEGTGSLLLDRANGKAYCALSPRADEELFIEFCEDFDYAPVIFEAFQTVNGERKLIYHTNVMMCLGETFAVICADCIDDKKERKMVLENLKADKKEVILITEAQVNNFAGNMLEVRGANDKKYIVMSASAHQSLTPKQISQLENHAEILSSSLDTIEACGGGSARCMMAEVFLPRA, encoded by the coding sequence ATGAAACAAACTACAAACGCAATAGTAATGATTCGCCCAGTGGCATTCCGTATGAATGAACAAACGGCAGTAAACAATTATTATCAAAAAGTGTTAGATGGGCTTTTGCCAGCTACAGTAAATGCAAAAGCACAACAAGAGTTTGATGCTTTCGTTGAGAAATTAAGAGCAGTTGGAGTAGATGTAACCGTAGTAGAAGATACTCTAAATCCAGATACGCCAGATAGTATATTCCCAAACAACTGGGTTTCTTTTCATGAAAATGGGGATGTAGCATTATATCCTATGTTTGCCGAAAACCGTCGTCAGGAGCGTCGTGAAGATATCTTAGATATTTTAGAAGAAAAAGGATTCGAAATCAATAATATCGTAGATTATACATCGGCAGAAGAGGATGGTTTTTTCTTAGAAGGAACAGGGAGCTTACTTTTGGATAGAGCAAATGGAAAAGCATATTGCGCCTTGTCACCAAGAGCTGATGAAGAATTATTTATAGAATTCTGTGAAGATTTTGATTATGCACCAGTTATTTTTGAAGCATTTCAAACTGTTAATGGAGAACGAAAACTAATTTATCATACTAATGTTATGATGTGTTTAGGAGAGACTTTTGCTGTGATTTGTGCAGACTGTATTGATGATAAAAAAGAGCGTAAAATGGTTCTTGAAAATCTAAAAGCGGATAAAAAAGAAGTTATTTTAATTACAGAAGCTCAAGTAAATAATTTCGCAGGAAATATGCTTGAAGTTCGTGGAGCAAATGATAAAAAATATATTGTAATGAGTGCTTCAGCTCATCAAAGTTTAACGCCAAAGCAAATTTCACAATTAGAAAACCATGCGGAAATTTTAAGTTCAAGTTTAGATACTATCGAAGCTTGCGGTGGAGGAAGTGCAAGATGTATGATGGCAGAAGTATTTTTACCAAGAGCATAA
- the recR gene encoding recombination mediator RecR, protein MEFSSKLIEKAVSEMSQLPGIGKRTALRLVLHLLKQPKEQTGFLAEALMTMRADIKFCESCHNISDIAVCEICANTARNHQTICVVEDIRDVMAIENTGQYKGIYHVLGGKISPIEGVGPSQLNITTLVEKVKLGGVNEIIFALSSTMEGDTTNFYIYKQIADAEIIISTIARGIAVGDELEYADEVTLGRSILHRVPFEKTFKNS, encoded by the coding sequence ATGGAATTTTCTTCAAAATTAATAGAGAAAGCAGTCAGCGAAATGTCACAATTGCCAGGTATTGGTAAGCGTACAGCTTTGAGATTAGTTTTACATTTATTAAAACAGCCCAAAGAACAAACAGGTTTTTTAGCCGAAGCATTAATGACAATGCGTGCCGATATTAAATTTTGCGAAAGCTGTCATAATATTTCTGATATTGCAGTATGTGAAATTTGTGCTAACACTGCAAGAAATCATCAGACAATATGTGTAGTTGAGGATATTCGCGATGTAATGGCTATAGAAAACACAGGGCAATATAAAGGGATTTATCATGTTTTAGGAGGGAAAATTTCTCCTATTGAAGGAGTTGGACCAAGTCAGTTGAATATAACTACCTTAGTAGAAAAGGTAAAGTTAGGTGGGGTAAACGAAATCATTTTTGCTTTAAGCTCAACAATGGAAGGCGATACAACCAACTTTTATATCTACAAACAAATAGCTGATGCTGAAATTATAATTTCAACAATAGCACGCGGAATTGCTGTAGGAGATGAATTAGAATATGCAGACGAAGTAACCCTTGGACGAAGTATATTGCATAGGGTTCCGTTTGAGAAAACGTTTAAAAATAGTTAA
- a CDS encoding SDR family oxidoreductase produces the protein MESQNTILITGGAGFIGSNLCEYFLGQGHKVVCLDNFSTGHRHNLKDFVANDNFKLIEGDIRNIADCILAVQGVDYVLHEAALGSVPRSINDPITTNDVNVSGFLNMLVASRDAKVKRFIYAASSSTYGDSEGLPKVEEVIGKPLSPYAITKYVNELYAEIFSRTYGLETIGLRYFNVFGRKQDPKGAYAAVIPKFVMQLMNYESPVINGDGNFSRDFTYIDNVIQMNALAITTKNPEAVNTVYNTAYGDRNTLNDLVGYLKKYLSENDAKIASIEITYGPTRAGDIPHSLASIDKAKRLLEYDPKYSLQEGLKEAVSWYWSNLKK, from the coding sequence ATGGAATCACAAAACACGATATTAATTACCGGAGGAGCTGGCTTTATAGGTTCTAATCTATGTGAATATTTCTTAGGGCAAGGTCATAAAGTTGTTTGTTTAGATAATTTTTCGACAGGTCATCGACATAATTTAAAAGATTTTGTTGCGAATGACAATTTTAAATTAATTGAAGGAGATATTCGAAATATAGCTGATTGTATTTTAGCGGTTCAAGGGGTTGATTATGTTTTACATGAGGCAGCTTTGGGTTCAGTTCCAAGATCCATAAATGACCCAATTACAACGAATGACGTTAATGTTTCGGGATTTTTAAACATGCTTGTGGCTTCAAGAGATGCTAAAGTAAAACGATTTATTTATGCAGCAAGCTCGTCTACTTACGGTGATTCAGAAGGATTACCAAAGGTAGAAGAAGTAATAGGAAAACCATTGTCACCTTATGCTATTACAAAATATGTAAATGAGTTATATGCTGAGATCTTTAGCAGAACTTATGGGTTGGAAACAATTGGATTGCGTTATTTTAATGTTTTTGGAAGGAAACAAGATCCAAAAGGAGCTTATGCAGCGGTGATTCCTAAATTTGTAATGCAATTAATGAATTACGAAAGCCCAGTTATTAATGGGGATGGGAATTTTTCGCGTGATTTTACTTATATTGATAATGTGATTCAAATGAATGCTTTGGCTATTACGACTAAGAATCCAGAAGCAGTTAATACAGTTTATAATACTGCATATGGAGATAGAAATACCTTAAATGATTTAGTTGGTTATTTAAAAAAATATTTATCCGAAAATGATGCTAAAATTGCGTCTATAGAAATAACCTATGGGCCAACTAGAGCAGGAGACATTCCGCATTCTTTAGCAAGTATAGATAAAGCAAAAAGATTATTAGAATACGATCCTAAATATTCTTTACAAGAAGGTTTGAAAGAAGCTGTAAGTTGGTATTGGAGTAACTTAAAGAAATAG
- a CDS encoding UDP-glucose 6-dehydrogenase, with translation MKITKICCIGAGYVGGPTMAVIAQKCPHIQVTVVDLNEERIKAWNDENTDNIPIYEPGLDKIVAEARGRNLFFSTDVEKAIDEAQIIFISVNTPTKTYGKGKGMAADLKYIELCARQIAKIAKDNKIVVEKSTLPVRTAEAIKSILDNTGNGVQFQILSNPEFLAEGTAVTDLLNPDRILIGGDATSEGKEAIDALVEVYSNWVSSDRILTTNVWSSELSKLTANAFLAQRISSINAMSELCEKTGADVDEVARAIGMDTRIGSKFLKASVGFGGSCFQKDILNLVYIAKSYGLNEVADYWEQVIIMNDHQKKRFSNKIVQTLYNTVSGKKITFLGWAFKKDTNDTRESAAIYVADDLINEQAKIAVYDPKVSREKMLNDLNYLETRVLEENTKAVATFENAYEACNGAHAIAVLTEWDEFVKYDWERIYNSMQKPAFVFDGRNILDKEELKKIGFVYLGIGS, from the coding sequence ATGAAAATCACAAAGATTTGTTGTATTGGTGCAGGTTACGTAGGTGGACCAACTATGGCAGTTATAGCACAAAAATGTCCGCATATACAAGTTACAGTAGTTGATTTAAATGAAGAAAGAATCAAGGCATGGAATGATGAGAATACCGATAATATACCAATTTATGAACCTGGCCTAGATAAGATTGTAGCCGAAGCGAGAGGTCGAAACTTATTCTTTTCTACTGATGTTGAAAAAGCTATAGATGAGGCTCAAATTATCTTTATATCTGTAAATACGCCTACTAAGACCTATGGAAAAGGGAAAGGAATGGCAGCAGATTTAAAGTATATTGAATTATGTGCAAGACAAATTGCCAAGATTGCAAAAGATAATAAGATTGTAGTCGAAAAATCGACATTGCCAGTACGAACAGCTGAAGCTATTAAAAGTATTTTGGACAATACAGGAAATGGAGTTCAATTTCAAATTTTATCAAATCCTGAGTTTTTAGCTGAAGGTACGGCAGTAACAGATTTGTTAAATCCAGATCGAATATTAATTGGTGGTGATGCTACATCAGAAGGTAAAGAAGCAATAGACGCTCTTGTAGAAGTGTATTCGAATTGGGTATCATCAGATAGAATTCTAACGACAAATGTTTGGTCATCAGAGCTATCAAAGTTGACTGCAAATGCATTTTTGGCTCAAAGAATATCTTCAATCAATGCCATGTCTGAATTGTGTGAGAAGACTGGAGCTGACGTAGATGAAGTGGCAAGAGCAATTGGAATGGATACAAGAATTGGTTCTAAATTTCTTAAAGCTTCTGTTGGATTTGGAGGATCATGTTTTCAAAAAGATATTTTAAATCTAGTTTATATTGCAAAGTCATATGGATTAAATGAAGTAGCCGATTATTGGGAGCAAGTGATTATTATGAATGACCATCAGAAGAAAAGGTTCTCCAATAAAATTGTTCAGACACTATATAATACCGTTTCAGGCAAAAAAATAACATTCTTAGGTTGGGCTTTTAAAAAGGATACAAATGATACGCGTGAGTCAGCAGCGATTTATGTAGCTGATGATTTGATTAACGAACAAGCTAAAATTGCTGTTTATGATCCTAAAGTCTCTAGGGAAAAGATGCTAAATGACTTAAATTATTTAGAAACTAGAGTTTTAGAAGAGAATACTAAAGCAGTTGCTACTTTTGAAAATGCTTATGAAGCTTGTAACGGAGCTCATGCGATTGCTGTTTTGACTGAGTGGGATGAGTTTGTGAAATATGATTGGGAAAGAATTTATAATTCAATGCAAAAACCAGCTTTTGTTTTTGATGGAAGAAATATATTAGATAAAGAAGAGCTAAAGAAAATCGGATTTGTATATCTGGGTATTGGGTCATGA